From a region of the Roseivirga sp. 4D4 genome:
- a CDS encoding metallophosphoesterase, with amino-acid sequence MSISPLFFIVIIAFLGWLDYYAYQATKALLIGKSNALRTTLRYLYLVQAIVMLSLAVYLRFVQSGTVPFSFLMSIVFMSYTAKLVAVVFVFFDDIRRVLSLFFAGRRRRYEKRVAAGQKMPRSKFLARSAVVMATLPIVTMSFGIVRGAYDYRLRRRRVYLPNLPKQFEGIKVAQLSDIHSGSFYDKVAVKGGIEMLMAEKPDMVFFTGDLVNNQTKEVSEYFDLFSKVKADLGVFSTLGNHDYGDYMAWSSMAEKNNNLRDMVKVHERMGWDLLMNENRSIRIGTDQISVLGVENWGAGRFAKYGRLDQTALNAEGDVKLLLSHDPSHWDAQVRGQQPDIDITFSGHTHGMQLGVEIGDFRWSPSKYIYKQWADLYQEQHQYLYVNRGFGFLGFPGRIGILPEITIMELTSRPLA; translated from the coding sequence ATGAGCATTTCGCCACTTTTCTTTATAGTGATCATAGCCTTTCTTGGCTGGCTCGACTACTATGCTTATCAGGCAACAAAAGCCCTCTTAATTGGGAAGAGCAATGCCCTCAGAACTACGCTGAGATATTTATATCTGGTTCAGGCCATCGTTATGCTTTCTCTTGCGGTTTATTTAAGGTTCGTTCAGTCAGGAACGGTACCATTCTCCTTCTTAATGTCGATCGTTTTCATGTCATATACCGCTAAGTTGGTTGCGGTCGTATTCGTGTTCTTTGACGACATAAGAAGAGTATTGAGCCTGTTCTTTGCAGGCAGACGAAGAAGGTATGAAAAGAGAGTGGCTGCCGGACAGAAGATGCCACGTTCTAAGTTTTTAGCACGAAGTGCTGTAGTTATGGCAACCCTGCCCATCGTCACTATGAGCTTTGGTATAGTCAGAGGGGCCTATGACTATAGGCTCAGGAGGCGTAGAGTTTACTTACCTAACCTTCCTAAACAGTTTGAGGGAATTAAGGTAGCCCAATTATCAGATATCCATAGCGGAAGCTTTTATGATAAAGTAGCTGTTAAGGGAGGAATTGAAATGTTGATGGCTGAAAAGCCTGATATGGTCTTTTTTACTGGAGATCTTGTGAATAACCAAACCAAAGAAGTTTCGGAGTACTTCGATCTTTTCTCAAAGGTAAAAGCCGATCTGGGAGTCTTTTCAACGCTCGGTAATCACGACTATGGTGATTACATGGCTTGGTCTTCTATGGCTGAAAAGAATAATAACCTGAGAGACATGGTCAAGGTGCATGAGCGAATGGGGTGGGATCTCCTAATGAATGAGAACCGGTCTATCCGAATTGGTACCGACCAGATTTCAGTTTTGGGTGTTGAAAACTGGGGTGCTGGTCGCTTTGCCAAGTATGGTCGCCTCGATCAGACTGCTTTGAATGCCGAAGGTGATGTGAAGCTTTTACTCTCTCATGACCCTAGTCACTGGGATGCCCAGGTGAGAGGACAACAGCCGGATATTGATATCACATTTTCAGGTCACACCCATGGTATGCAGTTAGGGGTAGAAATCGGTGATTTCCGTTGGAGCCCTTCCAAGTATATTTACAAACAGTGGGCGGATCTCTATCAAGAACAGCATCAATATCTCTATGTGAATCGAGGCTTCGGTTTTCTTGGTTTCCCAGGAAGGATAGGCATACTACCAGAGATCACCATTATGGAGTTGACTTCACGTCCTTTGGCTTAA